The proteins below are encoded in one region of Flavobacterium sp. IMCC34852:
- a CDS encoding translocation/assembly module TamB domain-containing protein produces MEKNKKNSKLKKVRKIIIRTIVALLLLLLLTAIALSLPVVQTKIAHYATDKLNKDFGTNINIDEVAITFFGGVKLKTVLVLDHHQDTLIYAKRIKTSILDFKNLVDGKLKFGDLRFDDLTLNIVNYKKEKDTNLDLFVAAFDDGKPGSGKFLMTSANVYVKNSHFTMTDYNRASPKDVDFTQLNARLEKFQIKGPNVTARIAEMAFKDHRGLLVRNLTSDFGYTKRNISLENLTLKTDESYLEGKVILSYSRENKDFSDFNNKVLFDVKLDKATLSTNDIRYFYAELGKNKIFNLQTKVKGTLNDFYATNLYLKDDKNSIIKGDVNFKNLFPRSPGAFYMKGDFDKITSNYTDLTKLLPNILGKKLPTSLQKLGQFYFVGKAEVTQKYINADFVMNTALGIVESDLHMTDIDNIDNAKYNGYVILDNFDVGSMINDKSIGRVSLDLDVDGKGFTQKYLNTSFVGDIFQVRYNGYDYSNIIVDGSFKQPMFKGKVIANDPNLFMDFNGTVDLSQREKIYDFHAKIDYANLVKLNFIKDSISVFKGDIVVKATGNSMDNLKGNLLLTNSSYQNKKDIYFLDYLEMNSNFDNTGERTITINSPDAIEGSVIGKYKFNQVQKMTENALGTFYSNYKPNKVLPNQYLKFNFAINSKVIEIFNPDITLAPNTVLKGNIGSDTKQFALNFNSPKVSAYNNTFDNILVQVDNQNPLYNAYVQMDSIKTKHYKIRDFSMINTFSKDTLRFRTEFRGGKNGLDFYNLNLYHTINKDNNNVVGFDKSELQFKDYLWYLNEKEEAESNQIVFDKKLKNFAFEDLVLSHENQRINFIGLIKESQSKDLQLTFDNVNLNKVTPDVEKFRFDGNLTGKINFKQSSTVFQPTSSLKIDSLSVNAIPLGNLNLNIEGDETLRKFHIVSNLENENFDSFNADGDIEIIDNQTFLDVDLSFDKFNLGILSKIGGEVITNIRGFASGNARIDGNINSLDYNGRLYINEAGLKIPYLNTDYQFVNNSIVDVTENKFIIRETTITDTTFDTKGTLSGFIKHKQFGDWQLDLAINSNRLLALNTKDTEDAAYYGKAFMDGSASIKGPTENLMISVNAESAKGTDIKIPINEAESVEENSFIHFITQAEKNKNGKDKLAQNKKYNGLELDFNFEINKNADIEVILDRDSGHGMKGKGYGTLLFRINTLGKFEMFGDFIALEGSYNFKYGGLIGKEFTVKKGGSIIWSGDPMAAILNLEAVYSVPGGANPALLIDNPSFNKKVDVEVVIGVKGNLTSPDPDFNINFPTVGSSLKSEIQYQLDDKDKRQTQALYLLSTGSFLSQEGVDQNQLSNSLFEKASSLFKDIFSSDGDKISFAPEYVVADRLQTGQQTDARVNVNVSSKINERITVNGKVGVPVGGISETAIVGDVEVQYRVNDDGTLNLRVFNKENDITYIGQGIGYTQGIGMSYEVDFDTMKELINKIFKNAKIDRAQKTKNHADQDSDLPEGIQFTKPEDKKEPKKVQPKPNQDGIPTED; encoded by the coding sequence TTGGAAAAAAATAAAAAAAATAGCAAGTTAAAGAAAGTCAGAAAGATTATAATACGCACCATTGTTGCGCTGTTATTGTTATTACTACTAACGGCTATTGCGCTTTCCTTACCGGTTGTACAGACCAAGATTGCCCATTATGCGACTGATAAACTCAACAAGGATTTTGGGACCAATATCAATATAGATGAAGTCGCCATTACTTTTTTTGGCGGCGTAAAGTTGAAAACCGTTTTGGTTTTAGACCATCACCAAGATACTTTGATTTATGCCAAAAGAATCAAAACCAGTATTTTAGATTTTAAAAACCTGGTGGATGGCAAATTAAAGTTTGGCGACTTGCGATTTGACGATTTGACGCTTAATATTGTCAATTATAAAAAAGAGAAAGACACCAACTTAGATTTGTTTGTAGCGGCTTTTGATGACGGAAAACCCGGTTCCGGAAAGTTTTTGATGACTTCAGCTAATGTGTATGTGAAAAATTCCCATTTCACCATGACCGATTACAATCGGGCCAGTCCTAAAGATGTTGATTTCACTCAATTAAATGCACGTCTTGAAAAATTTCAAATCAAAGGCCCCAATGTAACGGCCCGAATTGCTGAGATGGCTTTTAAAGACCACAGGGGTTTATTGGTGCGAAACCTGACTTCTGATTTTGGTTACACCAAGAGAAACATCAGCTTGGAAAATTTAACGCTTAAAACTGATGAATCTTATTTGGAAGGCAAAGTAATTTTGAGTTACAGTAGAGAAAATAAGGATTTCAGCGATTTTAATAACAAAGTATTGTTTGATGTAAAACTCGACAAAGCAACACTTTCTACTAATGACATTCGTTATTTTTATGCTGAATTGGGTAAGAATAAAATATTCAATCTCCAAACAAAGGTTAAAGGAACGCTCAACGATTTTTACGCAACCAATTTATACCTCAAAGACGATAAAAATTCCATCATTAAAGGTGATGTCAATTTTAAAAACTTATTTCCCCGAAGTCCGGGCGCTTTTTACATGAAAGGCGACTTTGATAAAATTACTTCCAATTACACCGATTTAACCAAACTTCTTCCCAATATTCTTGGAAAAAAGTTGCCTACATCATTGCAAAAATTAGGTCAGTTTTATTTTGTAGGCAAAGCAGAAGTAACGCAAAAATACATCAACGCCGATTTTGTCATGAATACTGCTCTGGGTATAGTTGAATCGGATTTGCACATGACTGATATAGATAATATTGACAATGCCAAATACAATGGTTATGTAATCTTAGACAATTTTGATGTAGGCAGTATGATAAACGACAAATCTATAGGTAGAGTGAGTCTGGATTTGGATGTTGACGGAAAAGGATTTACCCAAAAATACCTGAATACCTCGTTTGTTGGAGATATTTTTCAAGTACGTTACAATGGTTATGACTACAGTAACATTATTGTAGACGGTTCTTTTAAACAACCTATGTTTAAAGGAAAAGTAATCGCCAATGATCCAAATTTATTCATGGATTTCAATGGAACCGTAGATTTGTCTCAAAGGGAAAAAATATATGATTTTCACGCCAAAATTGACTATGCTAATTTGGTGAAGCTAAACTTTATTAAAGATTCTATTTCGGTATTTAAAGGTGATATAGTAGTCAAAGCCACCGGAAATTCAATGGATAATTTAAAAGGGAATTTGTTGTTGACCAATTCTTCCTATCAGAATAAAAAAGATATTTATTTCTTAGATTATCTTGAAATGAATTCCAACTTTGACAATACAGGAGAAAGAACCATTACTATTAATTCACCGGACGCGATTGAAGGATCGGTAATTGGAAAATACAAATTCAATCAAGTACAGAAGATGACAGAAAACGCCTTAGGTACTTTTTATTCTAATTACAAGCCCAATAAAGTCTTGCCCAATCAATACTTGAAATTCAATTTTGCGATCAATAGCAAGGTTATCGAAATTTTCAACCCCGACATTACTTTGGCTCCCAATACTGTTTTGAAAGGAAATATAGGTTCTGACACTAAGCAGTTTGCGCTCAATTTTAATTCGCCCAAAGTTTCGGCATACAATAACACTTTTGATAATATTTTGGTACAAGTAGATAACCAAAACCCTTTGTATAACGCCTATGTACAAATGGATTCTATTAAGACTAAGCATTATAAAATCAGAGATTTTAGCATGATTAATACTTTTTCTAAAGACACTTTGCGTTTTAGAACTGAGTTTAGAGGCGGCAAGAACGGACTTGATTTTTACAACCTCAATCTTTACCACACGATTAACAAGGACAATAATAATGTGGTTGGATTTGACAAATCAGAATTGCAATTCAAAGATTATCTCTGGTATTTGAACGAAAAAGAAGAGGCTGAAAGCAACCAAATTGTTTTTGATAAAAAACTAAAAAACTTTGCGTTTGAAGACTTAGTCTTATCACACGAAAATCAGCGTATCAATTTTATCGGACTCATAAAAGAAAGTCAATCCAAGGATTTGCAACTCACTTTTGACAATGTCAATTTGAACAAAGTCACACCCGATGTAGAAAAATTTAGGTTTGACGGAAATTTGACAGGTAAAATCAACTTCAAACAAAGCAGCACCGTTTTCCAACCAACTTCGAGTTTAAAGATAGATAGTTTGTCGGTAAACGCCATTCCGTTAGGAAATTTGAATCTTAATATTGAAGGCGATGAAACACTGCGTAAATTTCATATTGTATCCAATTTAGAAAATGAAAACTTTGATTCCTTCAATGCCGATGGGGATATTGAAATTATTGACAATCAAACATTCCTCGATGTGGATTTGAGTTTTGATAAATTCAATTTGGGTATTTTGAGTAAAATAGGCGGAGAGGTGATTACTAATATCAGAGGTTTTGCCTCGGGTAATGCCCGAATTGACGGAAACATCAATAGTTTAGATTACAACGGTCGATTGTACATCAACGAAGCCGGTTTGAAAATTCCTTACTTGAACACGGATTACCAATTTGTAAATAATTCAATAGTAGACGTCACCGAGAATAAGTTCATTATCAGAGAAACTACCATAACCGACACGACATTTGATACTAAAGGAACATTAAGTGGTTTTATCAAGCACAAGCAATTTGGAGATTGGCAGTTGGATTTGGCCATCAATTCTAACCGACTTCTGGCTTTAAACACCAAAGATACTGAAGATGCGGCTTATTACGGGAAAGCTTTTATGGATGGATCGGCTTCCATCAAAGGACCAACAGAGAATTTGATGATTAGTGTTAATGCGGAATCAGCCAAAGGAACCGACATTAAAATTCCTATCAATGAAGCGGAATCGGTAGAAGAAAATAGTTTTATCCACTTCATAACCCAAGCAGAAAAAAATAAAAACGGAAAAGACAAGCTAGCCCAAAATAAAAAGTACAACGGACTTGAATTGGATTTCAATTTTGAAATCAATAAGAATGCAGATATCGAAGTAATACTCGACAGAGATTCGGGCCACGGAATGAAAGGAAAAGGATATGGAACTTTGTTGTTTAGAATCAATACTTTAGGAAAGTTTGAAATGTTTGGAGACTTCATCGCTTTGGAAGGTTCTTATAACTTTAAATACGGCGGATTGATAGGAAAAGAATTCACGGTTAAAAAAGGAGGTTCGATTATTTGGTCGGGTGATCCAATGGCCGCAATTTTGAATTTAGAAGCGGTATATAGTGTGCCAGGCGGCGCTAATCCTGCTCTTCTTATTGATAATCCGTCCTTTAATAAAAAAGTGGATGTTGAAGTTGTTATTGGTGTAAAAGGGAATTTAACCAGTCCGGACCCGGATTTTAATATCAATTTCCCAACGGTTGGCAGTTCGCTAAAATCAGAAATCCAGTACCAGTTAGACGACAAAGATAAACGCCAAACCCAAGCTTTGTATCTCTTATCAACCGGTAGCTTTTTGAGTCAGGAAGGTGTTGATCAAAACCAATTGTCTAATAGTCTATTCGAAAAAGCCAGTAGCCTTTTTAAAGACATCTTTTCAAGTGATGGAGATAAAATTTCGTTTGCCCCGGAATATGTGGTAGCAGACCGATTGCAAACCGGCCAACAAACCGATGCCAGAGTTAATGTTAATGTATCGTCCAAGATAAATGAACGCATCACCGTGAACGGAAAAGTAGGTGTGCCGGTTGGTGGTATTTCAGAAACTGCTATTGTCGGAGATGTAGAAGTTCAATACCGTGTTAATGATGACGGAACATTAAACTTACGTGTATTCAACAAAGAAAATGATATCACTTATATCGGCCAAGGAATAGGGTATACCCAAGGAATAGGAATGTCTTATGAAGTTGATTTTGACACTATGAAAGAATTAATCAATAAGATTTTCAAGAATGCTAAAATAGACAGAGCCCAAAAAACAAAAAACCATGCCGACCAGGATTCTGACTTGCCGGAAGGAATTCAATTTACCAAACCTGAGGATAAAAAAGAGCCTAAAAAAGTCCAGCCCAAACCAAATCAGGATGGAATTCCTACCGAGGATTAG